From one Melospiza melodia melodia isolate bMelMel2 chromosome 4, bMelMel2.pri, whole genome shotgun sequence genomic stretch:
- the UBE2N gene encoding ubiquitin-conjugating enzyme E2 N — MAGLPRRIIKETQRLLAEPVPGIKAEPDESNARYFHVVIAGPQDSPFEGGTFKLELFLPEEYPMAAPKVRFMTKIYHPNVDKLGRICLDILKDKWSPALQIRTVLLSIQALLSAPNPDDPLANDVAEQWKTNEAQAIETARAWTRLYAMNNI, encoded by the exons ATGGCCGGGCTGCCCCGCAGGATCATCAAG GAAACCCAGCGCTTGCTGGCAGAGCCAGTACCTGGGATAAAAGCAGAGCCAGATGAAAGCAACGCACGCTATTTTCATGTGGTCATTGCAGGTCCACAGGATTCCCCCTTTGAGGGTGGGACATTTAAACTTGAACTATTCCTTCCAGAAGAATATCCAATGGCAGCTCCTAAAGTACGTTTCATGACCAAAATTTACCATCCTAATGTAGACAAGCTGGGAAGAATATGTTTAGATATTTTGAAAG ATAAATGGTCCCCAGCTTTGCAGATTCGTACAGTTCTGCTATCAATCCAGGCTTTGTTAAGTGCTCCCAATCCAGATGATCCACTAGCAAATGATGTAGCTGAGCAATGGAAGACCAATGAAGCCCAAGCCATAGAAACAG ccAGAGCATGGACTAGGCTATATGCCATGAATAATATTTAA